One region of Streptococcus salivarius genomic DNA includes:
- a CDS encoding Rpn family recombination-promoting nuclease/putative transposase, with protein sequence MEKRHKHVSPTLDIMAKKIFSLPEVTVAFIRDILDLDVVDAQILEGTQLHKKDFDEDELFSTSVDVRAKLNDGTEVIIEIQVRKQHYFLNRFHYYLANQLVENVQHLRQQGQTHKMYEQMEPVYGIAILEKTLLPDEESPINTYWMANSRTGRPLNAYYKDGKQQNLLQIAFLELDKYNKDKHIRDEGRQWLEFFGNLPFSMAPSHAVTHADSLLDSSSWTQEEKAMIDERIRIQENYDMTMETAIDEAREEGIEKGLEQGLERGRYEGQLEMIRKMLSKGLSLEVVSDVTGLSLEELDGLLS encoded by the coding sequence ATGGAAAAAAGACACAAGCATGTCTCACCGACCCTGGATATCATGGCTAAGAAGATTTTTAGCCTGCCTGAGGTGACGGTGGCATTTATTCGAGATATTTTGGATTTGGATGTTGTGGATGCTCAGATTTTGGAGGGGACACAGCTTCATAAAAAGGACTTTGATGAGGATGAGCTCTTTTCAACCTCGGTGGATGTTCGAGCCAAGTTGAATGATGGAACCGAGGTTATCATTGAGATTCAGGTGCGTAAGCAGCATTATTTTCTCAATCGTTTTCATTATTATTTGGCTAACCAGCTAGTAGAAAATGTGCAACACTTACGTCAACAAGGGCAGACGCATAAGATGTATGAGCAGATGGAGCCGGTCTATGGTATTGCTATCTTGGAGAAGACCTTGTTGCCAGATGAGGAGTCCCCGATTAATACTTATTGGATGGCCAATAGTAGGACGGGGAGGCCTTTGAATGCTTACTATAAGGATGGGAAACAGCAGAACCTTCTTCAGATTGCCTTTTTAGAGTTGGATAAGTATAATAAAGATAAGCATATTAGGGATGAAGGGCGGCAGTGGCTAGAGTTCTTTGGAAATCTCCCATTTTCAATGGCACCTAGTCACGCGGTCACGCATGCCGATTCATTACTGGATTCATCCAGCTGGACACAGGAGGAAAAGGCGATGATTGATGAACGCATACGTATTCAAGAAAATTATGACATGACCATGGAAACAGCAATTGATGAAGCGCGTGAAGAAGGTATAGAGAAAGGGTTAGAGCAGGGACTAGAGCGAGGTCGTTATGAGGGACAACTAGAAATGATTCGTAAGATGCTGTCAAAAGGCCTATCTCTAGAAGTTGTCTCAGATGTGACTGGTCTATCGCTTGAAGAATTAGATGGTTTGTTATCGTAA